A window from Catalinimonas alkaloidigena encodes these proteins:
- a CDS encoding calcineurin-like phosphoesterase C-terminal domain-containing protein yields the protein MSHNRRFFLKTLGLSSLAFPLAPAVVAAPEPKLPQDVSVVRLSGRVLANGQGLANVAVTDGINVVRTDAKGRYAFDSPATAEFVYLSVPRGYAFPHERGIARFYRRIEPSGGQKQFKADFELEPLSGDDTNHHFIVWADPQIISKEDAAQLKTVSAPDTRALVDSYPQGTLLHGIGCGDLVWDHFELFDDYQEAVATTGIPFFQVIGNHDMDLEARTDDHSANTFKERFGPTYYSFNRGEVHYVVLDDVFFIGVAKQYIGYLTERQLAWLEQDLAHVPEGHTVVVSLHIPANTGQIRRNSTREKIEPSLGGTVANRKELYRLLQPYRAHILSGHTHFNEKVLDEEHENVIEHVHGTVCGAWWTGPICYDGTPSGYGVYEVKGGDIAWFYKSVGHDKTHQLRLYPVGAVPEKPDHLVANVWNWDPQWKVEWEEDGQARGEMTRELGYDPLSVELHQGDQLPKKHAWVDPQLTDHLFFAQPSPNAKHITVRATDRFGNVFSEHIALPMG from the coding sequence ATGTCTCACAATCGACGCTTTTTTCTCAAAACCCTGGGCCTGAGTAGCCTGGCGTTTCCGCTGGCCCCCGCCGTAGTCGCGGCCCCCGAACCCAAACTGCCGCAGGATGTGTCCGTCGTTCGCCTCAGTGGCCGCGTGCTTGCCAACGGGCAGGGCCTCGCCAACGTGGCGGTCACCGACGGCATCAACGTGGTGCGGACCGACGCCAAAGGACGCTACGCCTTCGACAGTCCGGCCACCGCCGAGTTTGTGTACCTCTCGGTGCCCCGCGGTTACGCCTTTCCGCACGAGCGGGGCATCGCTCGCTTCTACCGCCGTATCGAACCGAGCGGGGGGCAGAAACAGTTCAAAGCGGATTTTGAACTCGAACCCCTATCGGGCGACGACACCAACCACCATTTCATCGTGTGGGCCGATCCGCAAATCATTTCGAAAGAGGACGCTGCCCAGCTCAAAACCGTTTCGGCGCCTGACACCCGCGCACTGGTCGACAGCTACCCGCAGGGAACCCTGTTGCACGGCATCGGCTGCGGGGATCTGGTCTGGGACCACTTCGAACTGTTCGACGATTACCAGGAGGCCGTCGCGACGACGGGCATTCCGTTCTTTCAGGTGATCGGCAACCACGACATGGATTTGGAGGCCCGCACGGACGATCACTCCGCGAACACCTTCAAAGAGCGTTTCGGGCCGACCTACTATTCCTTCAACCGGGGCGAAGTCCACTACGTGGTGCTGGACGACGTCTTTTTCATCGGCGTCGCCAAACAGTACATCGGGTACCTGACGGAGCGACAACTGGCGTGGCTTGAACAGGACCTCGCCCACGTGCCGGAAGGTCACACGGTGGTGGTGTCGCTCCACATTCCGGCCAACACCGGACAGATCCGACGCAACAGCACGCGCGAAAAAATCGAGCCTTCGCTGGGTGGCACCGTGGCGAACCGCAAAGAACTGTACCGCCTGTTGCAACCCTACCGCGCGCACATCCTATCCGGCCATACGCACTTCAATGAAAAGGTATTAGACGAGGAACATGAAAACGTGATCGAGCACGTGCACGGCACGGTCTGTGGCGCGTGGTGGACCGGCCCGATTTGTTACGACGGCACGCCCAGCGGCTACGGCGTCTACGAAGTAAAGGGCGGCGACATCGCCTGGTTTTACAAGTCCGTGGGGCATGACAAAACCCACCAGTTGCGGCTCTACCCGGTGGGTGCAGTACCCGAAAAGCCCGACCACCTGGTGGCGAACGTCTGGAACTGGGACCCGCAGTGGAAAGTCGAGTGGGAGGAAGACGGGCAGGCCCGCGGTGAAATGACCCGGGAGCTGGGCTACGATCCGCTGTCGGTCGAGCTGCACCAAGGCGATCAGTTGCCGAAAAAACACGCGTGGGTCGACCCACAACTGACCGATCACCTGTTTTTCGCCCAGCCCTCTCCGAATGCCAAACACATCACCGTTCGTGCTACGGATCGGTTCGGGAACGTCTTCTCCGAGCACATAGCGTTACCGATGGGCTAA
- a CDS encoding SusD/RagB family nutrient-binding outer membrane lipoprotein yields MKRYLILTLAGTLALTTSCNDQLTDMNLNPNVVEEATPGSLLTPVLYEVKAATLSRSHRLNNELMQVSVTKIANNDFHRYEIRSSESDYLWDRLYRHLTNVEDIYDRAVETENVNYQAVALTLRTWIFSLLTDLYGDVPYREATLGYKEQIFQPNFDPQQDIYAGMLQDLETANRLYAPDEGLVYGGDVLYDGDVAKWQKFTNSLRLRLLLRVLDKPASQARETLAAMVANPAQYPIFESNDDAAVIRYTETAPYINPFTTYRNYDFNGERAYSEFFLAHLTATDDPRLPVWATQPEGSYTGLPSGYPVTATAEMNTIAASTYQLDLKTSPLLGVIMGYPEVAFILAELAQRDLIPADAQPLYETGVEASLAYWEVEMLNGFLAREGVAYDGTLEQIMLQKYYALLFTDFQQWFEHRRTGFPKLPVGEGTLNGGQMPRRLLYPVLVQSVNATHYQEASERMGGDDVNSHMWWDQ; encoded by the coding sequence ATGAAACGCTATTTGATACTGACCCTGGCAGGAACGCTCGCGCTAACGACCTCCTGCAACGACCAGCTCACCGACATGAACCTGAACCCGAACGTGGTGGAAGAGGCCACGCCGGGCAGCCTGCTGACGCCGGTGCTGTACGAAGTGAAAGCCGCTACGCTGAGCCGCTCGCACCGCCTCAACAACGAACTGATGCAGGTCTCGGTGACCAAGATCGCCAACAACGACTTCCACCGCTACGAAATCCGCTCCAGCGAGTCGGATTACCTGTGGGACCGGCTCTACCGTCACTTGACCAACGTGGAAGACATCTACGACCGCGCCGTTGAGACCGAAAACGTGAACTACCAGGCCGTGGCCCTGACGCTCCGCACCTGGATTTTCTCGCTCCTCACCGACCTGTACGGTGACGTGCCGTACCGCGAGGCGACGCTGGGCTACAAGGAGCAGATTTTCCAGCCCAACTTCGATCCGCAACAGGACATTTACGCCGGAATGTTGCAGGACCTGGAAACGGCCAACCGGTTGTATGCGCCCGACGAAGGACTCGTGTACGGCGGGGATGTGCTCTACGACGGCGACGTGGCCAAATGGCAGAAATTTACCAACTCGCTGCGGTTGCGGCTGTTGCTGCGGGTCCTCGACAAGCCCGCATCGCAGGCCCGCGAAACCCTCGCCGCGATGGTCGCCAACCCGGCGCAGTACCCGATTTTTGAGAGCAACGACGACGCGGCCGTGATTCGCTACACCGAAACGGCACCCTACATCAATCCCTTCACCACGTACCGGAACTACGACTTCAACGGCGAGCGGGCTTACAGTGAATTCTTCCTAGCACACCTGACCGCGACGGACGATCCGCGCCTTCCGGTGTGGGCCACCCAACCCGAAGGCAGCTACACGGGCCTGCCCAGCGGCTATCCGGTAACGGCGACCGCCGAGATGAACACCATTGCGGCCTCCACCTACCAGCTCGACCTGAAAACGTCGCCGCTGTTGGGTGTGATCATGGGCTACCCGGAAGTGGCCTTTATTCTGGCAGAACTCGCGCAGCGCGACCTCATCCCCGCCGACGCCCAACCGCTCTACGAAACGGGCGTGGAGGCTTCGCTGGCCTACTGGGAGGTGGAAATGCTCAACGGGTTTCTGGCCAGGGAAGGCGTGGCCTACGACGGCACGCTCGAACAGATCATGCTACAGAAATACTACGCGCTGCTGTTCACCGACTTCCAGCAGTGGTTCGAACACCGCCGTACCGGCTTCCCGAAACTGCCCGTGGGCGAAGGCACACTCAACGGCGGGCAGATGCCCCGGCGGCTGCTCTATCCCGTTCTGGTGCAGTCAGTCAACGCGACGCACTACCAGGAGGCCTCCGAACGCATGGGAGGCGACGACGTGAATTCCCACATGTGGTGGGACCAGTAA